One genomic region from Deinococcus cellulosilyticus NBRC 106333 = KACC 11606 encodes:
- the rpoB gene encoding DNA-directed RNA polymerase subunit beta, whose amino-acid sequence MTKRIERFGEITEVIPLPELTEVQITSFDQFLQKGVRAQSRQNVGLQGAFKEVFPIDESDKNRGGGLVLDFLEYNIGDAPYSPEECREKDLTYQAPLYAKLQLIHKDTGLIKEDQVFLGDLPLMTVDGSFVINGADRVVISQIHRSPGVYFTPMYRGAKKYYTAAIIPMPKRGPWIEIEFNNQDVLEMKVNKRKFPVTMLLRVLGMNDESIRVLLNEYGEVDLTDDKSAGMNADEALLRLFTVLRPGDPPKRDKAIAYLYSLLADPKRYDLGEPGRFKMNRKLGLTTEERTLLGFEDGKFTDAGLIDTIRYLLALHNGREEFVTTTADADGVVVENKVPVEEDDIDHLGNRRVRTVGELLADQLRVGLGRMARGVRERMLLGNPDAATPAKLVNNRPIVAAMREFFGRSQLSQFKDQTNPLAELRHKRRVSALGPGGLTRERAGFDVRDVHRTHYGRVCPIETPEGANIGLISSLASFSRVNALGFMEAPYRKVIDGKVSEQVEYMTADIEDRYITAQANTPLNPDGSFAVDRVIARKRGDVVIVPPDEVDYMDVSPKQIVSISTSLIPFLEHDDANRALMGSNMQSQAVPLVRAQSPDVGTGVEERVVRDSGTSVVCNVNGQVTYVDATRVEVTLTEDHPELGMNKGNVRTFDLVRFTRSNQGTNLDQRPIVKVGDQVKKDQVLADGPASEQGRLALGHNITIAIMPFDGFNFEDAICISEALVRKDFYTSVHIEKDEIEARDTKLGPEKITRDIPGLSEAALRDLDEDGIVRVGAEVKPGDILVGKTSFKGESEPTPEERLLRSIFGEKAREVKDTSLRVRSGEGGIVVKTVRFRRGDEGVDLKPGVREMVRVYVAQKRRMQVGDKMANRHGNKGVVSKILPPEDMPYLEDGTPVDLVFNPLGVPSRMNLGQILETHLGEAARVMGVKFVTPVFDSATEDDIKRILEQSARQRLDARKEGGLGIDKREREVITRAGKLGVVDRITDDSDETFEKAQVALARTGKSVLFDGRTGEPINGPVVVGTMYVMKLYHMVEDKMHARSTGPYSLITQQPLGGKAQFGGQRFGEMEVWALEAYGAAHTLQEMLTIKSDDIEGRDAAYQSIVKGEEVTNTNVPESFKVLVKELHSLCLDVQVLDESDKDIDIFEGMMPRR is encoded by the coding sequence ATGACGAAACGCATCGAACGCTTCGGTGAGATCACTGAGGTCATCCCACTTCCCGAACTGACGGAAGTCCAGATCACATCGTTTGATCAGTTCCTCCAGAAGGGCGTGCGCGCCCAGAGCCGTCAGAATGTCGGGTTGCAGGGTGCTTTCAAGGAAGTCTTCCCCATCGACGAATCAGACAAGAACCGTGGTGGCGGTCTGGTTCTGGATTTCCTTGAGTACAACATCGGTGACGCCCCTTACAGCCCCGAAGAGTGCCGCGAGAAGGACCTGACCTACCAGGCCCCTCTGTACGCCAAACTGCAACTGATTCACAAGGATACGGGACTCATTAAAGAAGACCAAGTTTTCCTGGGCGACCTGCCCCTGATGACCGTGGACGGGTCTTTCGTGATCAACGGTGCAGACCGCGTGGTCATTTCCCAGATTCACCGCAGCCCTGGCGTGTACTTCACCCCCATGTACCGTGGAGCCAAGAAGTACTACACTGCTGCCATCATCCCCATGCCCAAACGCGGACCCTGGATTGAAATTGAATTCAACAACCAGGACGTGCTGGAAATGAAGGTCAACAAACGCAAATTCCCCGTCACCATGCTGCTGCGCGTGCTGGGAATGAACGATGAGAGCATCCGTGTGCTGCTCAACGAGTACGGCGAAGTGGACCTCACCGACGACAAGAGCGCTGGCATGAACGCCGATGAGGCCCTCCTGCGCCTGTTCACCGTGCTGCGCCCCGGGGACCCACCGAAGCGCGACAAGGCCATTGCCTACCTGTACAGCCTGCTGGCCGATCCCAAGCGTTACGACCTGGGCGAGCCTGGCCGCTTCAAGATGAACCGCAAACTCGGTCTCACCACCGAGGAGCGCACCCTGCTGGGCTTCGAAGACGGCAAGTTCACCGACGCAGGCCTCATCGACACCATCCGTTACCTGCTTGCCCTGCACAATGGCCGCGAAGAGTTCGTGACCACCACTGCAGATGCAGACGGCGTGGTCGTTGAGAACAAAGTGCCTGTCGAAGAAGACGACATTGACCACCTCGGCAACCGCCGTGTGCGCACCGTGGGCGAACTGCTGGCAGACCAGCTCCGTGTGGGTCTGGGCCGCATGGCCCGTGGTGTGCGCGAGCGCATGCTGCTTGGCAACCCCGATGCAGCCACCCCTGCAAAACTGGTCAACAACCGTCCCATCGTTGCTGCAATGCGCGAATTCTTCGGACGCAGCCAGCTGTCACAGTTCAAAGACCAGACCAACCCCCTCGCAGAACTGCGTCACAAGCGCCGTGTGTCTGCCCTGGGTCCTGGCGGTCTGACCCGTGAACGCGCAGGCTTCGACGTGCGTGACGTGCACAGAACCCACTACGGTCGGGTGTGCCCCATCGAAACGCCCGAAGGTGCCAACATCGGTCTGATCTCCTCCCTGGCTTCCTTCTCCCGTGTGAACGCCCTGGGATTCATGGAAGCCCCTTACCGCAAAGTGATTGACGGCAAGGTCAGCGAGCAGGTCGAGTACATGACCGCCGACATCGAAGACCGCTACATCACCGCACAGGCGAACACCCCCCTGAATCCAGATGGGTCTTTCGCTGTGGACCGTGTGATTGCCCGCAAACGCGGCGACGTGGTCATCGTTCCCCCGGACGAAGTGGATTACATGGACGTGTCTCCCAAGCAGATCGTGTCCATCTCCACCTCCCTGATTCCCTTCCTGGAGCACGACGACGCCAACCGCGCGCTCATGGGATCGAACATGCAATCCCAGGCTGTGCCTCTCGTGCGCGCCCAGTCCCCCGATGTGGGCACTGGCGTGGAAGAGCGTGTTGTGCGCGACTCCGGCACCAGCGTGGTCTGCAACGTCAACGGACAGGTCACCTACGTGGACGCCACCCGTGTGGAAGTCACCCTGACCGAGGACCACCCCGAACTGGGCATGAACAAGGGCAACGTCAGAACCTTTGACCTTGTGCGCTTCACCCGTTCCAACCAGGGCACCAACCTCGACCAGCGTCCCATCGTCAAAGTGGGCGACCAGGTCAAGAAGGATCAGGTGCTCGCCGACGGTCCCGCTTCCGAGCAAGGCCGTCTGGCCCTGGGCCACAACATCACCATTGCCATCATGCCCTTCGATGGATTCAACTTCGAAGACGCCATCTGCATCTCGGAAGCCCTGGTTCGCAAGGACTTCTACACCAGCGTCCACATCGAAAAAGATGAAATCGAGGCCCGTGACACCAAACTCGGTCCCGAGAAGATCACCCGCGACATCCCCGGTCTGTCTGAAGCCGCCCTGCGCGACCTCGACGAAGACGGCATTGTCCGCGTTGGTGCAGAAGTCAAACCCGGCGACATCCTCGTCGGCAAGACCAGCTTCAAAGGCGAGTCCGAACCCACCCCTGAAGAGCGTCTCTTGCGCTCCATCTTCGGTGAAAAAGCCCGCGAAGTGAAAGACACCTCCCTGCGCGTGCGTTCCGGTGAAGGTGGAATCGTCGTGAAGACCGTGCGTTTCCGCCGTGGGGATGAAGGCGTCGACCTGAAACCCGGCGTGCGTGAAATGGTCCGCGTGTACGTGGCCCAGAAGCGCCGCATGCAGGTGGGCGACAAGATGGCCAACCGCCACGGAAACAAAGGGGTTGTCTCCAAGATTCTGCCCCCCGAAGACATGCCCTACCTCGAAGACGGCACCCCCGTGGATCTGGTGTTCAACCCCCTCGGTGTGCCTTCCCGCATGAACCTCGGTCAGATTCTGGAAACCCACCTGGGTGAAGCTGCCCGTGTGATGGGCGTGAAGTTCGTGACTCCCGTGTTCGACTCCGCCACCGAAGACGACATCAAGCGCATCCTGGAGCAGTCTGCCCGTCAGCGTCTGGACGCCCGCAAAGAAGGCGGCCTGGGCATCGACAAGCGCGAACGTGAAGTGATCACCCGTGCCGGCAAGCTCGGCGTGGTGGACCGCATCACCGACGACTCCGACGAGACCTTCGAGAAGGCCCAGGTGGCCCTCGCCCGCACCGGGAAGAGCGTGCTCTTCGACGGACGCACCGGGGAACCCATCAACGGTCCCGTGGTGGTCGGCACCATGTACGTGATGAAGCTCTACCACATGGTGGAAGACAAGATGCACGCCCGTTCCACTGGCCCCTACTCCCTCATCACCCAGCAACCCCTTGGTGGTAAGGCCCAGTTCGGTGGACAGCGTTTCGGAGAAATGGAAGTGTGGGCCCTCGAGGCTTACGGTGCTGCCCACACCCTGCAGGAGATGCTCACCATCAAGTCCGACGACATCGAAGGACGCGACGCCGCGTACCAGAGCATCGTCAAGGGTGAGGAAGTCACCAACACCAACGTCCCCGAGTCCTTCAAGGTGCTCGTGAAAGAGCTGCACTCCCTGTGCCTTGACGTGCAGGTGCTCGACGAAAGTGACAAGGACATCGACATCTTCGAAGGCATGATGCCCAGACGGTGA